In the Syntrophus gentianae genome, TCACTGGCGGGAATCAACCGCTCTGCGAGAGAAACACAGTAATCGGGCAGGAACACCACCTTGAGTCGTCCCGCCACGGCCGGATCGCCGTCGATCGTTCCGGCGAGATTGTTGATCAACTTGATGATCACCTTGGCCAGGCGGTAGGCCGGCGCCGCCTTGCCGGCGAAGAAGAACGTCCGGGGCCGCACATCGAGGCCGGGGTCGTCCCGCAAACGGTTGTAAAGCACGATGATCCGCAGGACATTGAGCAGTTGCCGCTTGTACTCGTGGATGCGTTTGACCTGGCAATCAAAAATGCTGTCCGGGTCCACTCCCTGTCCGGTCGTGGCCTTGAGCCAATCGGCAAAGGCCGACTTGGCCTCGCCCTTGGCCCTCAGGAAAGCCTCCTGAAAGCCCCGGTCCTCGGCCATGGGCTGAAGCTTCCTCAGTTGACCAAGGTCGGTGATCCAGCCATCGCCGATGGCCTCCGTAATGATCCGGGAAAGGGCGGGGTTCGCCAGGTGCAGCCAGCGTCGCGGCGTGACCCCATTGGTCTTGTTGTTGAAGCGTTCGGGAAACATCTCGGCCAGGTCCCGGACCGTGATCGTGCGCAGCAGGTTGGAGTGGATGGCGGCGACCCCATTGGTGCTGTGGGAGCCGACGATGGCCAGGTTGGCCATGCGGATTTTCCGCCCCGCCCCTTCTTCGACGAGGCTCACCCGGGCAATCCGTTCCTCGTCGCCGGGAAAGCGCCTTCGAACCTCATCAAGAAAACGGCGGTTGATCTCGTAGATGATCTCCAGAAGGCGGGGCTGCAAAATCTCGAACCAGGCGACCGGCCATTTTTCCAATGCTTCAGGCAGAAGGGTGTGGTTGGTGTAGGCAAGCGTCCTTTGGGTAAGGTCCCAGGCCTGTTCCCATTCCAATTGTTCTTCATCAAGGAGGATCCGCATCAGCTCGGGCACGGCGAGCGAGGGATGCGTGTCGTTCATTTGAATGGCAACCTTCGCGGGGAGTTGGTTCCAATCGGCATTTCCGCGCCGGAAGCGCCTCACGAGGTCAGCCAGTGAGCAGGCGACGAGAAAGTATTCCTGCATGAAACGCAGTCCCTGTCCCAAGCTCGTGGAGTCATCGGGATAAAGCACCCGGGTCAGGGATTCGCCTGCCAATGTTCCCGCAAGGGCCGCAACGAAATCACCGCCGCTGAACTTCGCAAAATCGAAGTAATTGGGCACAGCCGTCGACCAGAGACGGAGAGTATTGATGGTCTTGCCGCCGAATCCCACGATGGGGCGGTCAAAGGGGATACCCAGCAGGCTGGACGGTTGGCCGGGGATCACACGCAGGCTTCCGCCGGACAGCTCGAAGGAAGCGTTGAGCTTCACCTCCACGGCCTCGGAGAGCCGTTCGACCTCCCAGGGATCAGGTCTCCGGAGCCAGTTGTCCGGTTGCTCCTCCTGCCAGCCATCCTTGATGGACTGACGGAAGATGCCATAT is a window encoding:
- a CDS encoding glycogen/starch/alpha-glucan phosphorylase, translated to MRTDKKDESKNYRKGEPARETEESGSLYDLLQQYGCGPIQFTSEDGLYERHLIFDNVSSLKSAGSRERFEAAARSVRDVLSQRWVETEAMYERKNPKRVYYLSMEFLIGRSLSNNITNLLLNPIVKQLVEKKKIDPIEFLEQEPDAGLGNGGLGRLAACFLDSLATMQLPAMGYGLRYEYGIFRQSIKDGWQEEQPDNWLRRPDPWEVERLSEAVEVKLNASFELSGGSLRVIPGQPSSLLGIPFDRPIVGFGGKTINTLRLWSTAVPNYFDFAKFSGGDFVAALAGTLAGESLTRVLYPDDSTSLGQGLRFMQEYFLVACSLADLVRRFRRGNADWNQLPAKVAIQMNDTHPSLAVPELMRILLDEEQLEWEQAWDLTQRTLAYTNHTLLPEALEKWPVAWFEILQPRLLEIIYEINRRFLDEVRRRFPGDEERIARVSLVEEGAGRKIRMANLAIVGSHSTNGVAAIHSNLLRTITVRDLAEMFPERFNNKTNGVTPRRWLHLANPALSRIITEAIGDGWITDLGQLRKLQPMAEDRGFQEAFLRAKGEAKSAFADWLKATTGQGVDPDSIFDCQVKRIHEYKRQLLNVLRIIVLYNRLRDDPGLDVRPRTFFFAGKAAPAYRLAKVIIKLINNLAGTIDGDPAVAGRLKVVFLPDYCVSLAERLIPASDVSNQISTAGYEASGTSNMKFMMNGALTLGTRDGATIEMAEEAGEENFFLFGLTADQVVGGSGWYDPWWHYENEPETRAALDRIASDAFSRYEPGVFRPIGDALLKNGDFYRHLADLASYLEADRRLCDLYSNPQEWARKAILNVAGSGKFSSDRTIAEYAADIWGVEPCPVR